A region of Campylobacter armoricus DNA encodes the following proteins:
- a CDS encoding superinfection immunity protein yields the protein MSAEEIGNTTAIILLTLYMLPSVIAVCRKHSNWLAIIALNLLLGWTLIVWIVCLIWSFINKSQQTIIIQNEKITSKDKNE from the coding sequence GTGAGTGCTGAAGAGATAGGCAATACTACAGCTATTATATTATTGACTTTATATATGCTTCCATCGGTAATAGCAGTTTGTAGAAAACATAGTAACTGGCTTGCAATTATTGCTTTAAATCTATTACTAGGATGGACTTTAATAGTATGGATTGTGTGTTTAATATGGTCTTTCATAAATAAATCACAGCAAACAATAATCATACAAAACGAAAAAATAACATCAAAGGATAAAAATGAATAA
- the rimO gene encoding 30S ribosomal protein S12 methylthiotransferase RimO — protein MPKLFLMSLGCNKNLVDSEIMLGRLSNYEICDEPSMADVLIVNTCGFIDSAKKESINAILDLHEQRKKDSLLVVTGCLMQRYREELMKELPEVDLFTGVGDYEKIDEMILKKTNLFSTSTYLQDENTNRVITGSNYHAFIKIAEGCNQKCSFCAIPSFKGKLKSRNLKSIINEVKELVSKGYKDFSFIAQDTSSYLFDQGQKDGLLKLIEAIENIQGIKAARILYLYPTSISKEVIEKIIQSKVFVNYFDMPLQHISDNMLKIMKRGANKAKLIELLNLMKQAPNSFLRTGFIVGHPGESNEDFEELCAFIKEFGFDRISVFAYSKEEDTAAFDMEQIPSKTINARLKVIEKIVDECIEKSFNQQVGKKTLAFCEGQSSEGEFFIGAKDIRWDRNIDGEILINESDCSDLEMGELYECEITQSLDKKLIAKALRKLDD, from the coding sequence ATGCCAAAACTTTTTTTAATGTCGTTAGGTTGTAATAAAAATTTAGTTGATAGTGAAATTATGCTTGGAAGATTGAGTAATTATGAAATTTGTGATGAACCAAGTATGGCTGATGTTTTAATTGTAAATACCTGTGGTTTTATAGATAGCGCTAAAAAAGAAAGCATAAATGCGATTTTAGATTTACATGAGCAAAGAAAAAAAGATTCCCTCTTGGTTGTAACAGGATGCTTAATGCAACGCTACCGCGAAGAATTGATGAAAGAACTACCTGAAGTTGATCTTTTTACCGGTGTAGGAGATTATGAAAAAATCGATGAAATGATACTTAAAAAAACTAATCTTTTTTCAACTTCTACTTACTTGCAAGATGAAAACACAAATCGTGTGATTACTGGATCAAATTATCATGCTTTTATCAAAATAGCTGAAGGGTGTAATCAAAAATGCTCATTTTGTGCCATACCAAGTTTTAAAGGCAAACTCAAATCAAGAAATTTAAAAAGCATTATAAATGAAGTAAAAGAACTTGTTAGTAAAGGTTATAAAGATTTTTCTTTTATCGCTCAAGATACAAGCTCGTATTTATTTGATCAAGGCCAAAAAGATGGGCTTTTAAAGCTTATTGAAGCTATAGAAAATATCCAAGGTATAAAAGCTGCTAGAATTTTATATCTATATCCAACAAGCATTAGCAAAGAAGTGATAGAAAAAATCATTCAATCAAAAGTTTTTGTAAATTATTTTGATATGCCTTTGCAACACATCAGTGACAATATGCTTAAAATCATGAAACGCGGGGCTAACAAAGCTAAATTAATCGAACTTTTAAATTTAATGAAACAAGCCCCAAATTCATTTTTACGCACAGGTTTTATAGTAGGACACCCTGGAGAGAGTAATGAGGATTTTGAAGAATTATGTGCTTTTATAAAAGAATTTGGTTTTGATAGAATTAGTGTCTTTGCTTATTCTAAAGAAGAAGATACTGCAGCTTTTGACATGGAACAAATTCCTAGTAAAACCATCAATGCAAGATTAAAAGTGATAGAAAAAATCGTAGATGAATGCATAGAAAAAAGCTTTAATCAACAAGTTGGTAAAAAAACCTTAGCATTTTGTGAAGGTCAAAGCTCTGAAGGAGAATTTTTCATCGGTGCAAAAGATATTCGTTGGGATAGAAATATAGACGGAGAAATTCTCATCAATGAAAGTGATTGTAGCGATTTAGAAATGGGTGAGCTTTATGAGTGTGAAATTACGCAGAGCTTAGATAAAAAACTTATTGCCAAAGCCTTAAGAAAGCTTGATGATTGA
- a CDS encoding universal stress protein produces MEKILVCVDVLEPCRDSLYYGVYLAKKLDLPLMFLYTIEPNFTNAELACSFGIGASGCVIEDLVEEQNQKNESLFKKGKRILEEFCAYAKEQGVKECFSVQRDGDLEDILKEYDNQIRLAIAGLKGGGKKNKIGIHTEELVRALNVPILLVNSTFKEIKSVMMAYDGSNLAKKAIEQAIKKPIFKEAKRYVVNVSKDEKASCELLAQVSQIFKEASLSVQTQHLNGDITQALFDFGEQNDIDLLIMGAYSHHWLKSILFGSLTNEILTKAKKPLLLIR; encoded by the coding sequence ATGGAAAAAATTCTAGTTTGTGTGGATGTTTTAGAGCCTTGTAGGGATAGTTTGTATTATGGAGTGTATTTAGCTAAAAAGCTAGATTTACCTTTAATGTTTTTATACACTATAGAGCCAAATTTTACTAATGCTGAATTAGCTTGTAGTTTTGGCATTGGTGCTAGTGGGTGTGTGATTGAAGATTTGGTAGAAGAGCAAAATCAAAAAAATGAAAGTCTTTTCAAAAAAGGAAAAAGAATTTTAGAAGAATTTTGTGCTTATGCAAAAGAACAAGGTGTAAAAGAATGCTTTAGCGTGCAAAGAGATGGAGATTTAGAAGATATTTTAAAAGAATATGATAATCAAATAAGATTAGCTATTGCAGGTTTAAAAGGTGGTGGCAAGAAAAATAAAATAGGCATTCATACTGAAGAATTAGTAAGAGCTTTAAATGTACCTATTTTACTTGTAAATTCCACATTTAAAGAGATAAAAAGTGTGATGATGGCTTACGATGGAAGTAATTTGGCTAAAAAGGCTATAGAGCAAGCTATTAAAAAGCCTATTTTTAAAGAAGCTAAGCGTTATGTGGTAAATGTATCCAAAGATGAAAAAGCTTCTTGTGAGTTATTAGCTCAAGTGAGTCAAATTTTTAAAGAAGCAAGTTTAAGTGTGCAAACACAGCACTTAAATGGCGATATTACTCAAGCATTGTTTGATTTTGGTGAGCAAAATGATATAGATTTGTTGATTATGGGAGCTTATTCACACCATTGGTTAAAAAGTATTTTATTTGGTAGTTTGACAAATGAGATTTTAACTAAAGCTAAAAAACCTTTATTATTGATACGATAA
- a CDS encoding diguanylate cyclase, with translation MSLVLLSFLPSFSLVLEFLALFLAYFFKQNKIFFLLLLILCARALSLVASEYQAHLFISVFLPFSFVLFVFLQDSKLVFERINLIKFAYLAFMGLVALILSTSTNFNASITSEIFGLSIQFFKPISELSFCVFWVGFVFLLFSYFKNNDFHFLLAYMGLSVQFLFYNNVDLGYYEFASLVLIGFLVYKAYKIAFFDTLTNLPNLKALRRYAQGLENFHLALIEVKNINEIYHQKSLKMGEFIMHEFARILKKALHARVFKDDKDYFIIVFENENMAFVQSKLQMLENFMQKYTFEFKEQSVKLEIKLCLSSKNENIEESLKQAKLELRRQKD, from the coding sequence TTGAGTTTAGTTTTGTTATCTTTTTTACCTTCTTTTAGTCTTGTTTTGGAGTTTTTAGCTTTATTTTTAGCTTATTTTTTTAAGCAAAATAAGATTTTTTTCTTGCTTTTGTTGATTTTATGTGCTAGAGCTTTATCTTTAGTAGCAAGTGAGTATCAAGCACATTTGTTTATCTCGGTGTTTTTGCCTTTTTCTTTTGTGCTTTTTGTGTTTTTGCAAGATAGTAAGCTTGTGTTTGAAAGAATTAATCTCATTAAATTTGCTTATTTAGCCTTTATGGGGCTAGTAGCATTGATACTTAGTACAAGTACTAATTTTAACGCAAGCATTACAAGTGAAATTTTTGGCCTCTCAATACAATTTTTTAAGCCTATTAGCGAGTTAAGTTTTTGTGTGTTTTGGGTAGGATTTGTATTTTTATTATTTTCATATTTTAAAAATAATGATTTTCATTTTTTACTAGCTTATATGGGTTTGAGTGTGCAATTTTTATTTTATAATAATGTCGATTTGGGTTATTATGAATTTGCCTCTTTAGTTCTAATAGGATTTTTGGTATATAAAGCTTATAAAATAGCCTTTTTTGACACTTTAACTAATTTACCAAATTTAAAAGCCTTAAGAAGATATGCACAAGGGCTTGAAAATTTTCATCTAGCTTTGATTGAAGTAAAAAATATCAATGAAATTTATCATCAAAAAAGCTTAAAAATGGGTGAGTTTATAATGCATGAATTTGCTAGGATTTTAAAAAAAGCTTTACACGCTAGGGTTTTTAAAGATGATAAGGATTATTTTATCATTGTATTTGAAAATGAAAATATGGCCTTTGTGCAAAGTAAGCTTCAAATGCTTGAAAATTTTATGCAAAAATATACTTTTGAATTTAAAGAGCAAAGTGTAAAATTAGAAATTAAACTTTGTTTATCAAGCAAAAATGAAAACATAGAAGAGAGTTTAAAACAAGCAAAATTAGAACTTAGAAGACAAAAGGATTAA
- a CDS encoding ABC-F family ATP-binding cassette domain-containing protein produces the protein MVEVKNLTMRFANQLLFEDVNLKLNRGERYGLIGANGAGKSTFLKILSGQIESSSGEICIDPNLKIAVLGQDQFAFENYTIKDAVMCANKRLYDALKEKEKLYMSEEFTDEINDRLSELEIITAEEDPNYDCELRCEKILSSLNIKDFNALMSTLQSADKFKVLLAQVLFLGADILFLDEPTNNLDLEAISWLENELLRHEGTLVVISHDRHFLNKVCTRILDVDFKQIRDFAGNYDDWYMASTLLAKQAELKRDKTLKEREELENFIRRFSANASKAKQATSRAKALEKLELEEIKTSSRRDPSIVFRTNREIGNEVLELKGISKAYDKTLFENLELKLEKGDKIALIGANGVGKSTLAKIIATKLEPDSGHIHLGATIEMGYFAQDTTNLINEDLKLYEWLMSEKFKDLDEIRKCLGRMLFSGSDQEKMASSLSGGEKHRLMLSKLMLERGNFLLLDEPDNHLDLESIIALGEALYNFKGCVICISHDRELISAFANRIWFLENGKLTDFKGSYDEFLGGLE, from the coding sequence ATGGTAGAAGTTAAAAATCTTACGATGCGTTTTGCAAATCAGTTATTATTTGAAGATGTTAATTTAAAACTAAATCGCGGTGAAAGATATGGACTTATAGGAGCAAATGGAGCTGGTAAATCAACCTTTTTAAAAATTCTCTCAGGTCAAATAGAATCAAGTAGTGGAGAAATTTGCATAGATCCAAATTTAAAAATCGCTGTTTTAGGTCAAGATCAATTTGCTTTTGAAAACTACACTATCAAAGATGCGGTAATGTGTGCAAATAAAAGATTATATGATGCACTAAAAGAAAAAGAAAAACTTTATATGAGTGAAGAATTTACCGATGAAATCAATGATAGATTAAGCGAGCTTGAAATCATAACAGCAGAAGAAGATCCAAACTATGATTGTGAGCTTAGATGTGAAAAAATTTTAAGCTCTTTAAATATTAAAGATTTTAATGCTCTCATGAGCACTTTACAAAGTGCAGATAAATTTAAAGTTTTACTAGCTCAAGTATTGTTTTTAGGTGCAGATATTTTATTTTTAGATGAGCCTACAAACAACCTTGACTTAGAAGCTATTTCTTGGCTTGAAAATGAGCTTTTAAGACATGAGGGAACCTTAGTAGTAATTAGCCATGATAGACATTTTCTAAATAAAGTTTGTACAAGAATTTTAGATGTGGATTTTAAGCAAATACGCGATTTTGCTGGAAATTATGATGATTGGTATATGGCTTCAACCTTACTTGCTAAACAAGCTGAACTCAAACGCGATAAAACCTTAAAAGAAAGAGAAGAATTAGAAAATTTCATACGCCGTTTTAGTGCCAATGCCTCAAAAGCCAAACAAGCTACAAGTAGAGCCAAAGCTTTAGAAAAACTTGAACTTGAAGAGATTAAAACTTCAAGCAGGCGTGATCCTAGCATAGTTTTTAGAACTAATAGAGAAATAGGAAATGAAGTTTTAGAATTAAAAGGCATTAGCAAAGCTTATGATAAAACTTTATTTGAAAATTTAGAATTAAAATTAGAAAAAGGTGATAAAATAGCCTTAATCGGTGCAAATGGTGTAGGAAAAAGTACTTTGGCTAAAATCATTGCTACAAAACTAGAGCCTGATAGTGGTCACATTCACCTTGGTGCTACTATAGAAATGGGATATTTTGCTCAAGATACGACAAATTTAATTAATGAAGATTTGAAACTTTACGAATGGTTAATGAGTGAAAAATTCAAAGATTTAGATGAAATTCGCAAATGTCTTGGTAGAATGCTTTTTAGCGGAAGCGATCAAGAAAAAATGGCTTCTAGTTTAAGTGGAGGTGAAAAACACCGCTTAATGCTTTCAAAGTTAATGTTAGAGCGTGGAAATTTCTTGCTTTTAGATGAACCGGATAATCATTTAGATCTTGAAAGTATCATTGCATTAGGCGAAGCCTTGTATAATTTCAAAGGCTGTGTGATATGCATAAGCCACGATAGAGAGTTAATTAGTGCTTTTGCTAATCGTATATGGTTTTTAGAAAATGGGAAATTAACAGATTTCAAAGGAAGTTATGACGAATTTTTAGGAGGTTTAGAGTGA
- a CDS encoding BspA family leucine-rich repeat surface protein has product MFTPKSKYELVALVREELIALSEIDVSLITDMSYLFYYSTRTDFSGIEQWNVSNVKDMSYMFYCCKNFNSDISKWNVKNVENMEGMFFDCEAFNQDLSSWNMSNVKDTKYMLCNCIKFNHKVENWDVHNAITMAHMFENCKQFNQDLSRWDVHNAKTMAFLLHNCTNFHHDVKKLDIDKNCNIQKMLGHEEIQNKYALKY; this is encoded by the coding sequence ATGTTTACGCCAAAATCAAAATATGAATTAGTTGCCCTTGTAAGAGAAGAGCTTATAGCTTTGAGCGAAATTGATGTAAGTTTAATTACTGATATGTCTTATTTGTTCTATTACTCCACTAGAACTGATTTTTCTGGTATAGAACAATGGAATGTATCAAATGTTAAAGATATGTCTTATATGTTTTATTGTTGCAAAAATTTTAATAGCGACATTTCAAAATGGAATGTTAAAAATGTTGAAAATATGGAAGGAATGTTTTTTGATTGTGAAGCATTTAATCAAGATTTATCTTCTTGGAATATGTCTAATGTAAAAGATACAAAATATATGCTTTGTAATTGTATTAAATTTAACCATAAGGTTGAAAATTGGGATGTGCATAATGCCATTACAATGGCACATATGTTTGAAAATTGCAAACAATTTAATCAAGATTTATCAAGATGGGATGTGCATAATGCAAAAACGATGGCATTTTTACTTCATAATTGCACCAATTTTCATCATGATGTTAAAAAATTAGATATTGACAAAAATTGCAATATCCAAAAAATGTTAGGCCATGAAGAAATTCAAAACAAATACGCCTTAAAATATTAA
- the tilS gene encoding tRNA lysidine(34) synthetase TilS, whose amino-acid sequence MMIDSKYLNHLKQGKNLLAFSHGSDSSALFFMLLEKNIDFDLAFINYKTRKNSDKEEQSAKKLAKRFHKKIYIKTAPKITKNFEAHARALRYEFFEKLCKNHSYDNLLLAHHLNDKLEWFLMQFSKGAGLRELLGFKDIEKRKYFTIIRPLLETPKEEISNYLKENNITYFHDESNYDEKYFRNFIRKNFANEFLKLYPNGVKKSFKYLEKDLKEENICEFKNIYITQKDESLIAKCFKKLGVLLSAKQRQEALKSDGVISHKIGIVYMQEKALIFPFVSCEKMPKEFKEIYRKAKIPKFLRAYLYTKNIDVKELMQALL is encoded by the coding sequence TTGATGATTGATAGCAAATATTTAAATCATTTAAAGCAGGGGAAAAATCTTTTAGCATTTTCTCATGGGAGTGATTCTAGTGCTTTATTTTTCATGCTTTTAGAAAAAAATATAGATTTTGACCTTGCTTTTATAAACTATAAAACTCGCAAAAATAGCGACAAAGAAGAGCAAAGTGCTAAAAAATTAGCCAAGCGTTTTCATAAAAAAATTTATATCAAAACCGCACCCAAAATAACAAAAAATTTCGAAGCCCATGCAAGAGCTTTGCGTTATGAGTTTTTTGAAAAACTTTGCAAAAATCACTCTTATGACAATCTTTTATTAGCTCATCATCTAAATGATAAACTAGAATGGTTCTTAATGCAGTTTTCTAAAGGTGCAGGGCTTAGAGAATTACTTGGTTTTAAAGATATTGAAAAAAGAAAATATTTTACCATCATAAGACCCTTGCTTGAAACTCCAAAAGAAGAAATTTCAAACTACCTAAAAGAAAATAATATCACTTATTTTCATGATGAGAGTAATTATGATGAGAAATATTTTAGAAATTTCATACGCAAAAATTTTGCTAATGAGTTTTTAAAGCTTTATCCAAATGGAGTAAAAAAAAGCTTTAAATACCTAGAAAAAGACTTAAAAGAAGAGAATATTTGTGAATTTAAAAATATTTATATAACTCAAAAAGATGAAAGCTTAATCGCAAAATGTTTTAAAAAACTTGGAGTACTTTTAAGTGCTAAACAAAGACAAGAAGCATTAAAAAGCGATGGGGTGATTTCTCATAAAATAGGTATTGTTTATATGCAAGAAAAAGCTTTGATTTTTCCTTTTGTAAGTTGTGAGAAAATGCCAAAAGAATTTAAAGAAATTTATAGAAAAGCAAAAATCCCTAAATTCTTAAGAGCATATTTATACACAAAAAATATTGATGTAAAAGAACTTATGCAAGCTCTTTTATAA
- a CDS encoding toxin-antitoxin system YwqK family antitoxin has protein sequence MNKKVKIISLIGLMSLFVACSGEKFPGQPSDTVKVNQSQYQNGNLKEEIPYNSQSRIHGIKRTFFSNGQLQSEEEYKDGKKEGFIKQYFENGQLQLEAQTKNNQYDGQFKSYYDDGKIEAEGTYKNGKFIGAYKAYASNGNIISEQNYNKDGKKDGIFKEYSPDGALISEEEYKNDLKNGIFRTYRNGAIVNEQKFENGRLIQK, from the coding sequence ATGAATAAAAAAGTTAAAATTATTTCCTTAATAGGACTAATGAGTTTATTTGTAGCGTGCAGTGGAGAGAAATTTCCAGGACAACCAAGTGATACGGTTAAAGTAAATCAAAGCCAGTATCAAAATGGAAATCTTAAAGAAGAAATTCCTTATAATTCTCAATCTAGAATTCATGGAATTAAAAGAACTTTTTTTAGTAATGGACAATTACAAAGCGAAGAAGAATACAAAGATGGTAAAAAAGAAGGATTTATAAAACAATATTTTGAAAATGGACAACTTCAACTTGAGGCACAAACTAAAAACAATCAATATGATGGACAATTTAAATCTTATTATGATGATGGAAAAATAGAGGCTGAAGGAACTTATAAAAATGGAAAATTCATTGGTGCTTATAAAGCATATGCCTCTAATGGGAATATTATTTCAGAGCAAAACTATAATAAAGATGGCAAAAAGGATGGAATTTTTAAAGAGTATAGTCCAGATGGAGCCTTAATTTCAGAAGAAGAATATAAAAATGATTTAAAAAATGGTATTTTTAGAACATATAGAAATGGTGCTATAGTAAATGAACAAAAATTTGAAAATGGAAGATTAATTCAAAAATAA
- the prfB gene encoding peptide chain release factor 2, translating into MDNYEYSELLKKLKNKVGNIASIIKPEEIKARLKEIENLENSPSFWSDVKQAGVIGKEKTKISNLLKNYETAFNALNDASELFDLANSENDLDTIEALFEDANKLEDLIVNLEISMLLSGENDGKNAIVSIHPGAGGTESNDWASMLYRMYLRFCEREGFKVETLDFQEGEEAGLKDVSFLVKGENAYGYLKAENGIHRLVRTSPFDSAGRRHTSFSSVMVSPELDDDIEIEIEEKDIRIDYYRASGAGGQHVNKTESAVRITHMPSGIVVQCQNDRSQHKNKATAFKMLKSRLYELELMKQQDEANSSEKSEIGWGHQIRSYVLFPYQQVKDTRSNEAFSQVDNILDGDIKKIIEGVLIAQKA; encoded by the coding sequence ATGGATAATTATGAATACAGCGAACTTTTAAAAAAATTAAAAAATAAAGTTGGAAATATAGCTTCTATTATTAAACCTGAGGAGATAAAAGCAAGATTAAAAGAAATAGAAAATTTAGAAAATTCTCCTTCTTTTTGGAGCGATGTAAAACAAGCAGGAGTAATTGGAAAAGAAAAAACTAAAATTTCAAATTTACTTAAAAATTATGAAACTGCTTTTAATGCCTTAAATGATGCAAGCGAGCTTTTTGATCTAGCAAATAGTGAAAATGATTTAGATACCATAGAAGCTTTATTTGAAGATGCAAATAAGCTAGAAGATCTTATTGTAAATCTTGAAATTTCTATGCTTTTAAGCGGAGAAAATGATGGCAAAAATGCCATAGTTTCTATCCATCCAGGAGCTGGTGGAACAGAAAGTAATGACTGGGCAAGTATGCTTTATAGGATGTATTTAAGATTTTGCGAAAGAGAAGGTTTTAAGGTAGAAACGCTTGATTTTCAAGAAGGCGAAGAAGCAGGATTAAAAGATGTAAGTTTTTTAGTAAAAGGTGAAAATGCTTATGGGTATTTAAAAGCTGAAAATGGAATTCATCGTTTAGTAAGAACTTCTCCTTTTGATAGTGCGGGGCGTCGTCATACGAGTTTTTCTAGTGTGATGGTTTCTCCTGAACTTGATGATGATATAGAAATAGAAATTGAAGAAAAAGATATAAGGATAGATTATTATAGAGCAAGCGGAGCAGGTGGACAGCATGTTAATAAAACAGAATCAGCTGTGCGTATCACGCATATGCCAAGTGGTATAGTAGTGCAATGTCAAAATGATAGAAGTCAGCATAAAAATAAAGCCACAGCCTTTAAAATGCTAAAATCACGCCTTTATGAGCTTGAACTTATGAAACAACAAGATGAAGCAAATTCGAGTGAAAAAAGTGAAATAGGCTGGGGTCATCAAATTCGCTCTTATGTTCTTTTTCCTTATCAACAAGTTAAAGATACACGCTCAAATGAGGCATTTTCACAGGTTGATAATATCTTAGATGGAGATATTAAAAAAATCATAGAAGGTGTTTTAATAGCACAAAAAGCATAA
- a CDS encoding phosphomannomutase/phosphoglucomutase, with translation MLDLIFREYDIRGLYPNELNEKSVKAIGYALGLEMRARGCEKISVGYDARYSANELFNYLISGLNKANMQVFNIGLAPTPMGYFSLFFDDIFDANIMITGSHNPKEYNGFKITIKKESFFGADLKKLSLKVQEYLELEINDDLRYENYDIKSLYIDFLVKHFSHLKSYKEKIIIDCANGATGVIIKPLVEKLNLNAQILFENPDGNFPNHAPDPTELENLHALQVALKENENAKMGFAFDGDGDRLVVASKDYVFKGDELCYLFAKNIKNPRVLGEVKCSKNLFDEVAKFGFIMMGKTGHSNIKKMMKEQNIDIAAELSGHIFFKDRYFGYDDGIYAFLRTLELLVNGFDIEKLVKELPKLYASEEIKLKVSEENKFQIIERFKEKVKANAFENVLDCNEIDGVRITFKEGWALLRASNTSPYLIMRTEATSAEFKDFLELRVKELFEEIIKELA, from the coding sequence ATGCTAGATTTGATTTTTAGAGAGTATGATATAAGAGGACTTTACCCAAACGAATTGAATGAAAAAAGTGTAAAAGCCATAGGCTATGCTTTGGGTTTAGAAATGAGAGCAAGAGGTTGTGAGAAAATAAGTGTGGGTTATGATGCAAGATATAGCGCAAATGAACTTTTCAACTATTTAATTAGTGGTTTAAATAAAGCTAATATGCAGGTATTTAACATAGGCTTAGCACCAACTCCTATGGGGTATTTTAGTTTATTTTTTGATGATATTTTTGATGCAAATATCATGATAACAGGCTCACACAATCCAAAAGAATACAATGGCTTTAAAATTACAATTAAAAAAGAAAGTTTTTTTGGTGCTGATTTGAAAAAACTTTCTTTAAAAGTGCAAGAGTATTTAGAACTTGAAATCAATGATGATTTAAGATATGAAAATTATGATATTAAGAGCTTGTATATAGACTTTTTAGTTAAGCATTTTTCACATCTTAAAAGCTATAAAGAAAAAATCATTATTGATTGTGCAAATGGAGCTACTGGAGTGATTATAAAGCCTTTGGTGGAAAAATTAAATCTTAATGCGCAAATTTTATTTGAAAATCCTGATGGAAATTTCCCAAATCACGCGCCCGATCCAACAGAGCTTGAAAATTTACACGCATTGCAAGTTGCATTAAAAGAAAATGAAAATGCAAAAATGGGCTTTGCTTTTGATGGAGATGGAGATCGTTTAGTAGTCGCAAGTAAAGATTATGTATTTAAGGGCGATGAGCTTTGCTATTTATTTGCTAAAAATATAAAAAATCCTAGAGTTTTAGGTGAAGTAAAATGCTCTAAAAATCTTTTCGATGAGGTAGCTAAATTTGGTTTTATCATGATGGGTAAGACCGGACATTCTAATATTAAAAAAATGATGAAAGAGCAAAATATCGACATAGCAGCAGAGCTTAGTGGGCATATTTTCTTCAAAGATAGATATTTTGGCTATGATGATGGAATTTATGCATTTTTAAGAACTTTAGAACTTTTAGTAAATGGTTTTGATATAGAAAAATTAGTTAAAGAGTTGCCAAAACTTTATGCAAGTGAAGAGATTAAGCTTAAAGTCAGTGAGGAAAATAAATTTCAAATCATAGAAAGATTTAAAGAAAAAGTAAAAGCAAATGCTTTTGAAAATGTGCTTGATTGTAATGAAATTGATGGAGTTAGAATCACCTTTAAAGAAGGCTGGGCACTTTTGCGTGCTTCTAATACAAGTCCATATCTTATCATGCGTACTGAAGCTACAAGTGCTGAATTTAAAGACTTTTTGGAATTAAGAGTAAAAGAACTTTTTGAAGAAATTATAAAAGAGCTTGCATAA